In Mobula hypostoma chromosome 12, sMobHyp1.1, whole genome shotgun sequence, one DNA window encodes the following:
- the wdr47a gene encoding WD repeat-containing protein 47: protein MTAEETINVKEAEIIKLILDFLNSRKLHISMLSLEKESGVINGLYSDDMLFLRQLVLDGHWDEVLQFIQPLECMEKFDGKRFRYIILKQKFLEALCVNNAVSADDEPQHLEYTMQEAVKCLHALEEYCPSKEDYSKLCLLLTLPRLTNHAEFKDWNPSTARVQCFDEACVMVAEFIPADRKLSEAGFKASNNRLFQLIIKGLLYESCVEFCQSRATGEEISESEVLLGIDLLCGNGCDDLDLSLLSWLQNLSPNTFSCAFEQKVLNIHTDKLVKPTRSSYTDILTPLINKLSPYPSSPMRRPQSADAYMSRSLNPALDGLSYGLTSQEKRNADLVNRSSPMSHSFANFHYPGTQNLSRSLLLENTDCHSIYEESPERTDSPVPRVQHSTGSGETSIQDEASLCNSIGATPNSATPKVEKNELRESTDQFQEYCRQRMRYQQHLEQKEQQRQLYQQMLMEGGVNEEDGAGQQQNLTEQFLSKSMQKLEELNLGMDSVSTEAQSPNQQCKGNQPSAQNDSSATNSVTPLEVRQQSSGLPNSTSTPIKSNTGNAFPHNEASSFFSKTDSPASTDLAVSPPMAENVSVSGTKNEEEDRSKKQFIAINTLEDTQAIRAVAFHPSGTLYAVGSNTKTLRVCAYPDVIDPSAYSSPKQPLVKFKRNKHHKGSIYCVAWSKCGQLLATGSNDKYVKVLPFSAETCNATGPDLEFSMHDGTIRDLAFMEGPESGGAILISAGAGDCNIYTTDCQRGQGLHALSGHTGHILALYTWGGWMIASGSQDKTVRFWDLRVPSCVRVVGTAFHGSGSAVASVAVDPSGRLLATGQEDSSCMLYDIRGGRVVQIYQPHSSDVRSVRFSPGAYYLLTGSYDTTVKVTDLRGDLIKPLPTTVVSEHKDKVIQCRWHTEDLSFLSSSADRTVTLWTYNNS, encoded by the exons GTTCCGGTACATTATATTGAAACAAAAGTTTTTGGAGGCCTTGTGTGTCAACAATGCAGTGTCAGCAGATGATGAGCCTCAACAT CTGGAATATACAATGCAAGAGGCTGTGAAGTGTCTCCATGCATTAGAGGAATATTGTCCCTCCAAGGAAGACTACAGCAAACTCTGCTTATTGCTTACCCTTCCTCGGTTAACAAACCATGCAGAATTTAAGGATTGGAACCCCAGCACTGCTCGTGTCCAGTGCTTTGACGAGGCCTGTGTTATGGTGGCAGAGTTCATCCCTGCTGACAGAAAGCTGAGTGAAGCTGGTTTCAAAGCCAGTAATAACAGACTATTTCAACTGATCATTAAAGGTTTACTATATGAGTCATGTGTAGAATTTTGTCAGAGTAGAGCCACTGGTGAAGAGATCAGTGAGAGTGAAGTACTGCTTGGAATTGATTTACTCTGTGGAAATGGATGTGATGATCTTGATTTGAGTCTTCTCTCATGGCTTCAAAATTTGTCACCCAATACTTTCTCATGTGCCTTTGAACAGAAGGTTTTGAATATCCATACAGATAAACTTGTGAAGCCCACAAGGTCATCATACACAGATATTTTAACACCTCTAATTAATAAATTGTCTCCTTATCCATCATCTCCAATGAGGAGACCACAGTCTGCTGATGCATACATGTCACGTTCCTTGAACCCTGCATTGGATGGGCTCTCTTATGGACTGACTAGTCAAGAGAAACGTAATGCCGATTTAGTTAACAGAAGTTCTCCAATGTCTCATTCATTTGCTAATTTTCATTATCCTGGAACACAAAACCTTTCCAGAAGTCTCTTGCTGGAAAACACAGATTGTCACAGCATATATGAGGAATCACCGGAAAG GACAGATTCCCCAGTGCCAAGGGTTCAACATTCAACTGGTAGTGGTGAAACTTCAATTCAGGATGAAGCATCACTATGCAATTCAATAGGTGCTACACCAAATTCAGCAACCCCAAAAGTGGAGAAGAATGAG CTGAGGGAATCTACAGATCAATTTCAGGAGTACTGTCGACAGCGAATGCGCTACCAACAGCATTTGGAGCAAAAGGAGCAACAAAGGCAACTATACCAGCAGATGTTAATGGAAGGTGGAGTCAATGAAGAAGATGGAGCAGGCCAGCAACAGAACCTTACAGAGCAGTTTCTCAGCAA aTCAATGCAAAAATTGGAAGAATTGAATCTAGGAATGGACAGCGTTAGCACAGAGGCACAGTCTCCTAATCAACAATGTAAAGGAAACCAGCCAAGTGCACAAAATGACTCTTCAGCTACCAATTCAGTAACACCTCTTGAAGTTCGTCAGCAAAGTTCAGGACTACCTAACAGCACAAGTACTCCAATTAAATCCAACAcaggaaatgcatttcctcataaCGAGGCATCTTCATTCTTTTCTAA gacAGATTCTCCTGCTTCAACAGATCTTGCAGTAAGTCCACCGATGGCAGAAAACGTTTCTGTCAGTGGAACAAAGAATGAAGAG GAAGATAGATCCAAAAAGCAGTTCATTGCCATTAATACTCTTGAAGATACTCAAGCCATAAGAGCAGTAGCATTCCACCCAAGTGGAACTCTCTATGCAGTTGGTTCAAATACTAAAACTTTGCGTGTCTGTGCGTACCCAGACGTTATTGACCCAAG TGCATACAGTTCACCTAAGCAACCTCTAgtaaagtttaaaaggaacaagCACCACAAAGGTTCAATTTATTGTGTGGCCTGGAGTAAGTGTGGACAACTATTAGCAACTGGATCAAATGATAAATACGTGAAAGTGCTGCCATTTAGTGCAGAGACATGCAATGCTACAG GTCCTGATTTGGAGTTCAGCATGCACGATGGTACAATCCGCGATCTTGCTTTTATGGAGGGCCCAGAAAGTGGAGGTGCTATCTTAATCAGTGCTGGTGCTGGAGATTGTAATATTTATACTACAGACTGTCAGAGAGGCCAGGGATTGCACGCACTCAGTGGTCACACTG GTCATATTCTTGCACTGTATACATGGGGAGGATGGATGATTGCATCTGGCTCACAAGACAAGACTGTAAGATTCTGGGACCTGAGAGTGCCCAGTTGTGTCCGTGTTGTTGGAACAGCATTTCATGGATCGG GCAGCGCTGTTGCTTCTGTGGCTGTAGATCCAAGTGGACGACTTCTGGCTACAGGACAGGAAGATTCCAGCTGCATGCTGTATGATATTCGAGGAGGGAGAGTGGTACAAATTTACCAACCGCATAGTAGTGATGTACGTTCAGTGAGGTTTTCTCCTGGAGCTTACTATCTACTCACAGGATCTTATGACACCACTGTAAAAGTTACAGATTTGCGAG GAGATCTAATAAAGCCACTTCCTACAACAGTAGTATCTGAGCATAAGGACAAAGTTATCCAGTGTAGATGGCACACTGAAGATCTGTCTTTCTTGTCCTCATCTGCTGACAGAACGGTGACCCTCTGGACTTACAATAACAGTTGA